In Fusarium oxysporum Fo47 chromosome XII, complete sequence, one DNA window encodes the following:
- a CDS encoding major facilitator superfamily domain-containing protein: MQSLLQYRRAGAAAQAQIDRDIGKARQHTTSNAGRDIEAARECRKSLDEKDEPSPGRLPPITEADTYASSDEIPEQSLQQIVTAQTIRQCMSGGIALGQVLTGINVQDHKNDKGHEGKVFVVGWEGPDDPLDPHNWSVGRRIGVTLQISIIALFVGAASGIDATVLPQAAESLGVSEVAESLATGLYLVGMGLGSLIAGPFSETFGRNAVYIFSMAIFMIWIMASALAPNFGAQITFRFLAGCSASTPLVCSGGSIADMYNSLEKTWSFPLYAVAGFGGPMLGAVMGAYIGPSSAVSWRWTEWTMLIASGLVLVLVLLFMPETYGPLLLQWKAAHYRRITGDDRFRCQHEIADASLFSRLKVSMTRPFLMLTEPIIIAMTIYISVLYIVLFTFLVGWPYIFEKTYGLDQGLANIIFIAMFLGTQINFAFVPIVYRKTLRATQNQGDGHLKPEIRLWYAMLGAAAAIPISLFWLGWTNYSSISIWSAIFAVVLFGYGVTGIFICVYMYIIDSYEIYSASALTFVSLTRYMIAGGMTVVGIPFYENMGTHYTLTIMACFAVVLAAIPYVLYFYGHKIRAKSKYAFTH; this comes from the exons ATGCAATCGCTTCTGCAGTATCGAAGGGCTGGTGCTGCGGCTCAGGCGCAGATTGATCGTGATATTGGCAAGGCGAGACAGCACACGACATCCAACGCTGGGCGCGATATCGAAGCTGCGCGGGAATGTCGAAAGTCTTTGGATGAGAAGGACGAGCCGAGTCCTGGGCGGTTGCCTCCTATCACTGAAGCAGATACATATGCTTCGAGCGATGAGATTCCCGAACAGTCGCTGCAGCAGATTGTAACGGCACAAACCATTCGACAGTGCATGTCCGGAGGAATTGCTCTGGGCCAGGTCCTCACAGGAATTAATGTCCAAGATCACAAGAACGACAAAGGTCACGAAGGAAAGGTTTTCGTGGTTGGTTGGGAGGGTCCAGACGATCCTCTTGATCCTCACAACTGGTCCGTTGGAAGACGGATTGGTGTGACGCTGCAGATCTCCATCATTGCTCTTTTTGTCGGAGCAGCATCCGGAATTGATGCGACTGTTCTTCCGCAAGCTGCAGAGTCGCTTGGAGTCAGTGAGGTTGCTGAATCTCTCGCAACAG GCCTTTACTTGGTTGGGATGGGCCTCGGTTCACTAATAGCAGGCCCCTTCTCCGAAACATTTGGTAGAAATGCAGTTTACATCTTCTCCATGGCAATCTTCATGATCTGGATCATGGCATCAGCTCTCGCACCCAACTTTGGTGCGCAAATCACGTTCCGCTTCTTGGCTGGCTGCTCAGCTTCAACACCGCTGGTTTGCTCCGGAGGTTCTATCGCAGATATGTACAACAGTCTCGAAAAGACCTGGAGCTTTCCTCTGTATGCTGTAGCTGGTTTTGGTGGACCGATGCTTGGTGCTGTAATGGGCGCTTACATCGGACCATCGAGCGCTGTGAGCTGGCGATGGACTGAGTGGACTATGCTTATAGCATCAGGGCTTGTTCTTGTACTAGTCCTGCTCTTCATGCCTGAGACGTACGGCCCACTTCTCTTGCAGTGGAAAGCAGCTCATTACCGGCGGATCACTGGAGATGACCGGTTTCGATGCCAGCATGAGATTGCTGATGCTAGTCTCTTCAGCAGACTCAAAGTCAGCATGACGCGGCCCTTTCTGATGCTGACTGAACCCATCATTATTGCCATGACGATATACATCAGTGTGCTGTATATTGTACTATTCACCTTCCTTGTCGGCTGGCCGTATATATTTGAGAAAACGTATGGCCTTGACCAGGGACTCGCCAACATCATTTTCATCGCCATGTTTCTCGGAACGCAGATCAACTTCGCTTTTGTTCCTATCGTCTACCGCAAGACACTGCGAGCGACCCAGAACCAGGGAGATGGCCACCTCAAGCCTGAAATACGTCTCTGGTACGCCATGCTCGGTGCAGCTGCTGCGATCCCCATCTCGCTCTTTTGGCTCGGTTGGACCAACTACTCTAGCATCAGCATCTGGTCCGCCATTTTCGCCGTGGTTCTTTTCGGTTATGGCGTCACGGGTATCTTTATCTGCGTTTACATGTACATCATTGACTCTTACGAGATATACTCGGCATCGGCACTAACGTTCGTGTCTTTGACCCGTTATATGATCGCTGGAGGAATGACAGTAGTGGGCATACCGTTCTACGAAAACATGGGCACCCACTATACATTGACCATCATGGCATGTTTCGCGGTGGTATTGGCGGCGATTCCTTACGTCCTGTACTTCTATGGACACAAGATAAGGGCAAAGAGCAAATATGCATTCACACACTAG
- a CDS encoding Alpha/Beta hydrolase protein — MADQATLKFDFIRLETKPSAQLSYSFTASTATKPTNPALIVFVNGLGAPQAGWIATMNKLKELSPQGLPAMLTFDRFGQGQTTDRDPKDEGAADPTHAHDCMAVVRDIRQLITQILKERLSIDNPDSTKLLLIGNSIGCALTRLYAAEYSGTVAGALLLDSVLTDTDFVSVFPDPDSEGFDPASLPPGVTADNLRVAREETAKRFHPSVGSREGLSRKNLTQLLGHSDSPALPKVDGKDPYITVLGHDFNYFAERTGEIDELRKK, encoded by the exons atggcaGACCAGGCTACTCTGAAGTTCGACTTCATCCGCCTGGAAACCAAGCCAAGCGCGCAGCTCTCCTACAGCTTCACTGCTTCTACAGCAACGAAGCCTACCAACCCAGCTCTTATTGTCTTCGTCAATGGCCTCGGCGCACCGCAGGCAGGATGGATTGCAACAATGAACAAACTCAAGGAGCTCTCTCCTCAGGGTCTTCCAGCAATGCTGACCTTTGATCGCTTCGGACAGGGTCAGACTACTGATCGTGATCCCAAGGATGAGGGAGCTGCGGATCCAACTCACGCACATGACTGCATGGCTGTGGTTCGGGATATCCGACAGCTCATCACACAGATCTTGAAAGAGAGGCTGAGCATCGACAATCCAGATAGCACCAAGCTTTTGCTGATTGGAAACTCAATTGGATGTGCTCTGACTCGTCTCTACGCCGCTGAGTACTCCGGCACCGTAGCTGGggcccttcttctcgacaGTGTCCTGACAGACACGGACTTCGTCTCCGTCTTCCCTGACCCAGATTCTGAGGGCTTCGACCCTGCCAGTCTTCCGCCAGGGGTCACAGCAGACAATCTACGCGTTGCTCGAGAAGAGACCGCAAAGCGCTTTCATCCAAGCGTTGGCTCAAGAGAAGGTCTCAGTCGAAAGAACCTTACTCAACTTCTTGGTCACTCAGACTCGCCAGCTCTTCCCAAAGTCGACGGCAAAGACCCATACATCACTGTTCTGGGGCATGACTTCAACTACTTTGCAGAGC GGACTGGCGAAATTGACGAGCTCAGAAAGAAGTGA